The following are from one region of the Salvia hispanica cultivar TCC Black 2014 chromosome 1, UniMelb_Shisp_WGS_1.0, whole genome shotgun sequence genome:
- the LOC125201876 gene encoding phosphoribosylformylglycinamidine cyclo-ligase, chloroplastic, whose protein sequence is MNTSCKPNTELSRCIWNSTRPIGKADLARGLLPFPSKNEIRIRRGTRKVRAVVSMSRTEAAEKSDGLTYKDAGVDIDAGSELVKRIAKMAPGIGGFGGLFPLGDSYLVAGTDGVGTKLKLAFETGIHDTIGIDLVAMSVNDIITSGAKPLFFLDYFATSRLDVDLAEKVIKGIVDGCQQSDCALLGGETAEMPDFYADGEYDLSGFAVGIVKKDSVIDGKNIEVGDVLIGLPSSGVHSNGFSLVRRVLERSGLALKDNLPGSSLSLGEALMAPTVIYVKQVLDIISRGGVKGIAHITGGGFTDNIPRVFPKGLGALIYENSWDVPPVFKWIQEAGRIEDAEMSRTFNMGIGMVLVMKEEAALALLQDDHGKNSVYRIGEVVSGDGVSYR, encoded by the exons ATGAATACTTCCTGCAAACCAAACACAGAGCTCTCCCGCTGTATCTGGAATTCCACTAGACCTATTGGTAAAGCTGATTTAGCAAGAGGGCTCTTGCCTTTTCCTTCCAAGAATGAAATAAGAATAAGAAGAGGAACTAGGAAAGTAAGAGCTGTGGTTTCTATGTCGAGAACCGAGGCCGCAGAGAAGAGTGATGGCCTCACGTACAAGGATGCCGGTGTTGACATCGATGCTGGCTCCGAGCTTGTTAAGAGGATAGCCAAGATGGCTCCGGGAATCGGAGGTTTTGGGGGGCTCTTTCCATTAG GGGATTCCTATTTGGTTGCTGGCACGGATGGAGTGGGAACAAAACTTAAGCTTGCTTTCGAGACTGGAATCCATGATACTATCGGCATTGATTTg gTTGCGATGAGTGTTAATGACATTATCACATCAGGAGCTAAGCCTTTGTTTTTCCTTGATTACTTCGCCACAAGCCGTCTGGATGTTGACCTTGCGGAGAAG GTCATCAAAGGCATTGTAGATGGTTGCCAACAATCTGATTGTGCCCTTCTTGGGGGAGAG ACTGCAGAGATGCCTGATTTTTATGCTGATGGTGAGTATGATCTGAGCGGCTTTGCTGTTGGCATCGTAAAGAAGGACTCTGTTATTGATGGAAAAAACATCGAGGTTGGTGATGTTCTCATTGGTCTTCCATCCAGTGGAGTGCACTCAAATGGCTTCTCTCTTGTCAGAAG GGTTTTAGAAAGAAGTGGCCTTGCTTTGAAAGACAATCTTCCTGGCTCGTCTCTTAGTCTGGGCGAAGCTCTGATGGCCCCGACTGTTATATACGTAAAGCAG GTTCTAGACATCATTAGCAGAGGTGGCGTCAAAGGGATTGCCCACATCACGGGTGGTGGTTTTACTGACAACATACCCCGTGTTTTCCCAAAGGGCCTTGGTGCTCTCATATACGAGAACTCGTGGGATGTTCCTCCTGTTTTCAAGTGGATTCAAGAG GCTGGAAGAATAGAGGACGCGGAGATGAGCCGGACTTTTAACATGGGGATCGGGATGGTGCTCGTGATGAAGGAGGAGGCGGCTCTCGCATTACTTCAAGACGATCATGGCAAGAACTCGGTGTATCGGATCGGTGAGGTTGTTAGCGGGGATGGTGTGAGCTACCGATAG
- the LOC125217094 gene encoding putative late blight resistance protein homolog R1B-17, giving the protein MAAYGALVSVMHIIGQIQTLPSAPISILPKQVESLTLVITSLQKFLESYSPHRGYTEQEDVWESRIAEAAYEAEDVIESYIVDQIRARSETDVEHINSAEFYQGLHKVIENMNVIKIEIEEKVVLRDQLQIVKSASTAAAASSRSASAAHKVTMVGFDDVLDQLLDTITGGGLNRQIIPIAGMGGIGKTTLARNIYVSPLVQHHFFVCAWSAISQECNAREVLREILRQVPIQVDLEDEDEEKKKKKKKKKRIEDLSADELGEKLYKQLIGRKYFIVMDDMWNIEAWDRVRRFFPDDKNGSRIVVTTRLSNLASQFNNCNGFDLEFLDEYASWDLFCRTVFGKKACPLELEDVGKKIVKGCKGLPLSIVVIGGLLSKSEKESWGLYEKNLSSIVNLEDNERCLQILYMSYNNLPTYLKPCFLYFGRYGEDEVIRISQLILELAAEGLLKPINGKSLEEVAEKYVEELVDRNLLMVEKRRDYGKLKSLKMHDLLRDMCLREARKLRFLYVLEEQSIPEGTYPYRRIASNLQQWEYPTHLIQSLKSTAPVRSFFGRAPTNLSNNFRSLRTYTFEAFPGVDYEKNFLKRVNSRLLFVRVVDKLFRIPSSISFLWNLQTVIIRGKGKNYAFDLWKMPQLRHVRIITRWCNGGTFNVPDPLNDKEDMVMENLQSLYCVNNLKFGAGVLKRIPNIKTLKLYYKGISRVDEICQLENICRLQKLESLCIKISFTRQVRFPDSLKKLTLQYTLLHWEDMKTKIGLLPLLQVLKLESSSFMGLKWETLDDQFLNLKFLLIKDCEIEWWITDNTHFPRLEHLHLHGLPRLREIPLCIGDIPTLHSITVESCINYVKDSALKIKEEQEELGNGDLQIIT; this is encoded by the exons ATGGCTGCTTATGGAGCTCTAGTTTCTGTTATGCATATTATCGGTCAAATTCAAACTCTTCCAAGCGCTCCGATTTCCATCCTCCCAAAACAGGTTGAATCTCTCACTCTAGTAATTACTTCCTTGCAAAAATTTCTTGAAAGCTATTCTCCCCACCGTGGCTACACTGAACAAGAAGATGTCTGGGAGAGTCGCATTGCTGAAGCGGCTTATGAAGCTGAAGATGTGATCGAGTCCTATATTGTCGATCAAATTCGTGCTCGATCAGAAACTGATGTAGAACACATCAACTCAGCTGAATTCTATCAAG GTCTGCATAAGGTGATAGAAAACATGAATGTGATCAAGATTGAGATTGAAGAGAAGGTGGTACTCCGAGATCAACTCCAAATCGTGAAGTCTGCGAGCACTGCTGCTGCCGCCTCGTCAAGATCTGCTTCCGCTGCTCATAAGGTTACAATGGTTGGTTTTGATGATGTGTTGGATCAATTGCTGGACACGATCACTGGAGGAGGACTCAATCGCCAAATTATTCCGATTGCTGGAATGGGTGGGATAGGCAAGACTACTCTTGCTCGGAATATCTATGTAAGTCCACTTGTCCaacatcatttttttgtttgtgcgTGGTCTGCAATTTCGCAAGAGTGTAATGCAAGAGAAGTTCTTAGAGAAATTCTTAGACAAGTTCCTATTCAAGTAGACCTggaggatgaggatgaggagaagaagaagaagaagaagaagaagaagaggattGAAGATTTGAGTGCAGATGAGTTAGGAGAAAAGCTGTACAAACAGTTAATAGGAAGAAAGTATTTTATAGTGATGGATGATATGTGGAATATTGAGGCATGGGATCGAGTTAGGAGATTCTTCCCGGATGATAAAAACGGGAGTAGAATAGTAGTGACGACAAGACTATCAAACTTGGCATCTCAATTTAACAACTGCAATGGTTTTGATTTGGAATTTTTAGATGAGTATGCTAGTTGGGACCTATTTTGCAGAACCGTATTCGGGAAAAAAGCTTGCCCTCTTGAGTTGGAGGATGTTGGGAAGAAGATTGTGAAAGGTTGTAAGGGACTTCCATTGTCAATTGTTGTGATTGGGGGGCTTCTatcaaaatctgaaaaagaaAGTTGGGGACtgtatgaaaaaaatttaagttcaATTGTGAATTTGGAGGATAATGAAAGGTGCTTGCAAATATTATACATGAGTTATAATAATTTGCCAACTTATTTAAAACCATGTTTTCTCTATTTCGGAAGATATGGCGAAGATGAAGTGATTCGAATATCTCAACTCATCCTAGAATTGGCTGCTGAGGGACTCTTAAAACCAATTAATGGGAAAAGTTTGGAAGAGGTTGCAGAAAAGTACGTTGAAGAACTTGTTGATAGAAATCTCCTTATGGTTGAAAAGCGCAGGGATTATGGGAAACTAAAATCATTGAAAATGCATGATCTGTTAAGGGACATGTGTTTGCGAGAAGCTCGAAAGTTGAGGTTTCTATATGTGTTGGAAGAGCAGAGCATTCCAGAGGGCACTTATCCTTATCGCCGTATTGCAAGCAACTTACAACAATGGGAATATCCAACTCACCTCATTCAATCTCTGAAATCCACAGCACCTGTCCGCTCATTTTTTGGGAGAGCTCCAACGAATTTATCAAATAACTTCAGATCATTGAGGACATATACATTTGAAGCATTCCCTGGGGTAGATTATGAGAAGAATTTTCTAAAGCGAGTTAACTCGCGTCTTCTTTTTGTTAGGGTTGTTGATAAATTATTCAGAATTCCTTCTTCCATCTCTTTTCTTTGGAATTTGCAGACAGTGATTATACGTGGCAAAGGTAAGAATTATGCTTTCGATCTTTGGAAGATGCCTCAACTTAGGCACGTCAGAATCATCACCAGGTGGTGCAATGGTGGTACATTTAATGTCCCCGATCCTCTCAATGACAAAGAGGATATGGTGATGGAAAACCTACAGTCACTTTACTGTGTGAACAATCTCAAGTTCGGTGCGGGCGTGCTTAAAAGAATCCCCAATATCAAAACATTGAAGTTGTACTATAAAGGCATCAGTAGAGTAGATGAAATTTGCCAGCTCGAGAATATTTGTCGCCTCCAAAAGCTAGAATCTCTTTGTATTAAGATTTCTTTTACGCGACAAGTGAGGTTTCCAGATTCGCTCAAAAAGTTGACATTGCAATATACCCTTCTTCATTGGGAAGACATGAAGACAAAAATAGGTTTGTTACCCCTTCTTCAAGTTCTCAAGCTGGAATCAAGTTCCTTTATGGGGTTAAAGTGGGAAACATTGGATGACCAATTCTTGAATCTCAAGTTCTTGCTGATTAAGGATTGTGAAATAGAGTGGTGGATCACAGACAACACTCACTTTCCACGCCTTGAGCACCTTCATCTTCACGGTCTACCAAGGTTGAGGGAGATTCCTTTATGCATTGGCGACATACCAACACTTCACTCAATTACGGTGGAAAGTTGTATTAACTATGTGAAGGATTCAGCTCTAAAAATAAAGGAGGAGCAAGAGGAACTCGGCAATGGAGACCTTCAAATCATTACCTGA